Genomic segment of Centropristis striata isolate RG_2023a ecotype Rhode Island chromosome 21, C.striata_1.0, whole genome shotgun sequence:
TCTTCTTCTTCCCAGACCCCAGGTCAAGGGTCATCGCCCACAATTTCAAGGCCACCATCAAAGTCTATGAAGTGGATTACAACTTCACATCCACCACCCAGTTACTGGTTGGCAGAGAGCTGAGCAGCGTGGCGAGCACATGGGAGACGTTTGACGTGACCACGGCCATCCAGAGCTGGATCAAGTCGGGCCGAGGAGCGACTGTTTTCGATATTTTGGTGGATTGGAAGGACTGTGGCGCCTCTAAAGCTGGAGAAGAAGGAGCAGGATGCTTAAACATGAGCGTGTCTGTTGGAGATAATAATTCAGCAGCTTTAATCGTCTTCTCAGATGACCTgggcagcaggaggagggaaACCAAGAAGGAATTAAGAGAGATGATCCTCCATGAAGAAGAAACCATCTTACACTCGGGCGCTGATTGGAACACAAATGATGATCAGCTACAGAACGAGATCCCGGAGGCCCAGCAGCGTCcgcagaggaagaagagaaaggCCGAGAGGGAATACTGCCAGCGGACCTCCCTCAAAGTCAACTTCAGAGACATCGGCTGGGACAGCTGGATCGTGGCGCCTCCAGAATACGACGCCTTCGAGTGTCGAGGCCTGTGTTACCACCCGCTGACGGACGAAATGACCCCGTCGAAACACGCCCTCATCCAGACGCTGATCAATATCAGGAACCCCAAAAAGGCCAACATGGCGTGCTGCGTGCCCATCAAACTGGACCCCATCACAGTGATGTACCAGGAGAATGGACGCCTCACCATCAGATACCTGTATGAGGAGATGAAGGTGGCAGAGTGTGGCTGCAGGTAGTCGCAGAGGATCAGTTCGCTCTGGTGGAAGCACAGAACGGTTCTAATGCTGCATTTCCAACAGTCCAATGTTAACACCCTCCATTGGTCCAGTAGAAGGAACATACCACAGGTCTAAGAACAAGATTAGAAGGAACTTTTCCTAACTGTTGTGCAGCAGTTGcactacaaaatgaaaaaaccaGTACAAGTTATATAGATGTCTTCGACAATCTATCCACTTTCTTAGAATAGGGTAGtagaaaaaacatctaaaaaaatgtactcatGAATGGTTCAAattagtgttgggacaatgaaacctcgtgaagcatttcctttattttttgaccccactagatggcggtcttggctttaaaaaaaaggcttcatcaatggtgattgagtgtgttttcagccctttgttgaacaaagagcgccatctcttgggctccataaataaaggaaatgcttcacgaagcttcgttgtacCAACACTAGATCAAATGATTTCCATAACATAAAAGTAATGCATTGGAATTTGTAGTTATCCCTCAAAATGTTGTTTAGTGATGGAACAGGGCTGTTAGACGGGTCGACCAGGAGAAGGATGTCTGTTCATGAGAGTCATGACATTCCCGGAAGGGGGTCTTCCCCTattttccccgtttttcccaaaaacaTAGGAAAAcataggaacataggacccttctccagaaaaagggtcctatgttcctgcaatctatcaatctttccGGTAGACTCttagcatggccagcaggcctagcGTCACATGGCCACCTTAGCTCAAGgttggcttttgttttttttaaatagggttagggtagggtagggtagggttagggttagggtaggttagggtagggtaggggtagggttaggggttagggtagggttagggttagggtagggtaggggtagggttagggttagggttagggtttagggttgggttaggggttagggtggggttagggtagggttagggttagggttggtttaggggttagggttacagTTAGGCTTTTtggccatggaatttggcagctTTAATGGAAAAAGTAAGAGACCAGGGAACAagggaccctttttgggaaaagtggggaaaaaaaagtcctatgttcccctgtttAATACAAAGAGGAGAAAcataggaacataggacccttctccagaaaaagggtcctatgttcctgcaatctatcaatctttccGGTAGACTCttagcatggccagcaggcctagcGTCACATGGCCACCTTAGCTCAAGgttggcttttgtttttttaaaatagggttagggtagggtagggtagggtagggttggggttaggggttagggtgtaggttagggttgggttaggggttagggtagggttgggttagggatagggttgggttgggttaggtttagggtagggttagggtagggtagggttaggggttagggtagggttagggttagggtagggttagggttagggtagggtaggggtagggttagggttagggtttagggttgggttaggggttagggttagggtagggttgggttagggatagggttgggttgggttaggtttagggtagggttagggtagggtagggttaggggttagggtagggttagggttagggtaggttagggtagggtaggggtagggttaggggttaggggttagggtaggttagggtagggtaggggtagggttaggggttagggtagggttaggtttagggtagggttagggtaggggtagggttagggtttagggttgggttaggggttagggtggggttagggtagggttagggtttagggttgggttaggggttagggttacagTTAGGCTTATtggccatggaatttggcagctTTAATGGAAAAAGTAAGAGACCAGGGAACAagggaccctttttgggaaaagtggggaaaaaagagtcctatgttcccctgtttAATACAAAGaggagaacataggacccggggagcATAGACACACTCCCTCCAGAAGTAGAGTTTTTGAAGCCTCACTCTTTTATGTTTTCCTAACCTTAggaaagtggttttggtgcctaaacataTTAACAACgtgtttaaaatgattttaattctTATGTAGGTTACAACAGCGGTATTGAAGGTGTTCAGTGTCTGTCACTTGTTGCCTTTTTGCAGTAATCATAGACAATACTGATATGTCACATTGGTGACATTTTATAAAAGTCTACAGTAGCGATGCTCAACTCAACTCAGGAGACCAGGAGGCTCGTTAATGAACAAATATCAATAATATTAACAAGCTCAAATGACTTAACTTTAAAAAGGCCCATTAACTGACTTATTAACTTAATTTATGAACTAAATTAACTTGGCACATGGATTGATACTaggcctacactgtaaaaaataatctgtttaatttacggtaaaataccggcagctgtggtttaaatgtgaatatcagcaaaaactgtatttttagactgaatattcccattatttaaggggtaattgtgtcattgtgacatcatggtatttccccattaactttacatggaaatgttatatttttacagcaaaactgagTGTtccctacagtttatgacagtaaaagttaaagttttttgctattgtttgatttacggtaattaaaagtgtctattacggtgatatacaatttttaattttacgccctatttctgatgtaatttgacagtgttttactgtaatttctacaaacattttttacagtgtatatgacAGATAAATCtgatattttactgcatttaatAGCTTCGACCTGATTTTAGTTGTAAATGATTTGATTACATTTGAATTATAGTTTATATAACAACATTGAACATGCATATCTAGAACTTCATCCATCATTCAATGACTCAAATGTTGGAATGATTTATAAACAGAACCATAAAGTGCTCCTGCCAGGGACACAATGAATAGTTAATAATATTTAAGCCCTTTAGTGTTaattatacgtttatttaaATACTGTTGGTTAAAGATCCATAAGTAATGTGAAGTTCCTAAAGCAGATAAATTGTTGGCATTATAGGGTGACATTTAATCACAGCTGTTCATCTGTTAACCCTGAGCTCGTTTTAATGTAAATCTGTACATTACCACTGTAACTGTAATttgtttatattaatatatatttaaaaacagaatgttCAGCTTGTATGTGCATGCTACATTGCTGGAGAGATTTTATTATACTATTTGTCTCATGATGTCTACATTTTGTTTCTGAGGCTTTCCGACCCTgaaattaataaacattttgtcaCATTAACTCTCTagagttttgttctatttcctccatgtctgaatcTTTCcgtcctgcctgtattcaccaccaCTGTATTcacacatgtttaaatgccatgttggtatatttttttcacctatatgacctgataataatttattttttat
This window contains:
- the gdf2 gene encoding growth/differentiation factor 2 isoform X2, which gives rise to MAVISLAKLLFWLTQAPVYSESMGADTTTGLLALGISIFKPCRRKVRFQAGKKVCLCLVVSFGSCTCKPLNNDVQSPQDPEGLYDQLSEEDLLEEEDTEARMENLLGTMKEGFLRKLNLSDVPQEKCKIYPPQFMMELYNKYASDSSANPQSDVIRSFTVQEIPLSVTNVSKSKHRLQFNVSVPSHEKITTAELQLFFFPDPRSRVIAHNFKATIKVYEVDYNFTSTTQLLVGRELSSVASTWETFDVTTAIQSWIKSGRGATVFDILVDWKDCGASKAGEEGAGCLNMSVSVGDNNSAALIVFSDDLGSRRRETKKELREMILHEEETILHSGADWNTNDDQLQNEIPEAQQRPQRKKRKAEREYCQRTSLKVNFRDIGWDSWIVAPPEYDAFECRGLCYHPLTDEMTPSKHALIQTLINIRNPKKANMACCVPIKLDPITVMYQENGRLTIRYLYEEMKVAECGCR
- the gdf2 gene encoding growth/differentiation factor 2 isoform X1, encoding MQSSGSFLFQVCLCLVVSFGSCTCKPLNNDVQSPQDPEGLYDQLSEEDLLEEEDTEARMENLLGTMKEGFLRKLNLSDVPQEKCKIYPPQFMMELYNKYASDSSANPQSDVIRSFTVQEIPLSVTNVSKSKHRLQFNVSVPSHEKITTAELQLFFFPDPRSRVIAHNFKATIKVYEVDYNFTSTTQLLVGRELSSVASTWETFDVTTAIQSWIKSGRGATVFDILVDWKDCGASKAGEEGAGCLNMSVSVGDNNSAALIVFSDDLGSRRRETKKELREMILHEEETILHSGADWNTNDDQLQNEIPEAQQRPQRKKRKAEREYCQRTSLKVNFRDIGWDSWIVAPPEYDAFECRGLCYHPLTDEMTPSKHALIQTLINIRNPKKANMACCVPIKLDPITVMYQENGRLTIRYLYEEMKVAECGCR